GTCGATAAACAACTCTGTATTGTTTCGGAGATGTCCTCGAGCCGTGATAATTCACACGGCGGCAATTCAATCGGTGGCGCCGTATCTGACATATCCTCAAAGCGTTCATCCTCCGATTCCTCGACAATATCCTGTGTGATTTCCACCGAAGGATCTTTGCCTTGCACCTTGAGATATAAATTAAGCATATAAATTGATAGTCGCCACCGATCTCGATCAGTGATAATTATACAAACCTGGCATATCTTTTCCCAGATTTCGTCACAACCAGCCTTCTCCTGAAAACTCAGAGCCAGATCAAAATTATCGCCCTCCGACCAGACAATTAACGTATCCTGCTGCTTTTGATAGGCCGTATCCGGTTGTATTTTACTCTCCAACAGCAAGGAACCATCCGATTCGGCGCGCACCAGCAAAGATGTGCCCTTGAGACGCTCCACATAAGTGGAAGAGACGTGGCCAGTGCCACGATCATCCCATTGCCGTTCTGCATTCAGTGCATAGAGCTTAACACGTCGGCGGGTGTCAGTCGTCatggttttggtttttaattaacaagtCCTCTTCTTGtagttttttcttcttttatttgaaattattatattttatgcacaAAGATCGTGTTTTCTAAGTCTCACGTGCTTCTTGCGGTTGTGGCTTGTAGCCGCGCTTGGGGGCTAGTCTACTAGactaattacaattaaattaggatattgaattttaaattcaaagtatTCGACTAATCTCTACCCTGCACTTGCATATCCATGTTATATTCTTACGTTGTGATATTTTATCTGCACACTGCAAAACTGCAAtacaaaataacataaatacaaGTTGTAATtattcacatatttatatttattattttaaactaagCACACTTGTTAACTAGTTCTTTCTTCGTTCACATTAAATTAAGTTCACTttgttaattaagttttacAACACTGTCTTTGCATCATGTATGAATGAGTTTATTCCATCTTTTTCATACACACTCTACACATGTTAACATACATGGAAGCAATTTTTAACGAAAATGTACGAAGATACGAGACAGCTACGATAGCGATAAATGcgtatcaaaacaaaaactgcaaaCATCGCacaatgaatgaaaatgtgaAAGCTACGTTTGATTTTGATATAGATATTATGTtcgaatgtgtgtgtatgtgtgcacgaACTATTTGCAAagacaaatgccaaaaattgcTCTTGCCCAGACTGTTTACAAACATAcagcaaagaaaaaacaaacgtTTTCCAAATCTCTCCACAACGCactacatttttttctgttttaatttgtgtgtgtgtgagtaactTTTTTTTCCTGATGTCTACACACATTGCAAACTATGTATATTATCGCGCTTTCGCTAAAGCGACCCACAACGACGGCGAATGCAAACACGCGCgcgacaaaaacaaacaaaatgagtAGAGTGGCCAGAACAAGCGAAAGAGAGTGCGAGAGAGTGCaagtacatacacatacatagattCGTATGTAGCTAGTGGGTGGCGACCGGCAAGCGGGGGCAATTCACTTTGACAAGATTAGattatcacacacacacacacacacacacacacacaagcactgTTGCCGTACGCACAAGGCAACAAAAATCAATGAGCAAGTGTAAAAAAGTGTGTAAACAGAAAAGATATTTAGCTCATACTAGAAGAAAATATAGAGACAAGGTCTACGTCATCGATAGAGGAAACGATAGGAAAAGTTGAATCTTAATATTTAGATTGACAGTGGCGCCAATCAACGCCTGAAATGCGTGTTAAgctttttaaatgtattatacaaatatgcaaatctGTTTATACAGTGGTTCTCAGcttattatgaatttaaaaaaaaaatcaaaagcaaatacGTAGTTCAATTGTACAGTGGCCCACAGGTTTGTTGACCCACTTCATTTTTAAACAACAGTATATTAAGCCTGTCTATGCTTTTAAGAGcaagtttaatattaaattaaatcgccttctcattaaaataaaaattaattaaaaatttgtaatatgtaacagtgggtcaaataagctgagacttgctgtatatattttgcatgtgtgtatgtatgtacttagaATAACTTGACATTTCACATAAAGGGCTCCCACTGATAAGGCGCTCAGTAATCTAACCGAACGAGGGAGAGGCTCTCGCGAAGGTgtatcaaaacaaaagcagcaattaaaaacaaatgctgACATTGGGAAGCATTTCATTTACGCAATCTACAAATTGTCTTTGAACTGAATAAAAGGGATAATCTAAGTTTTTGCCAAGAATAAGATCATCGATAAACACCCAATTTGCAATTGtccaaaaatttgataattgcCACAGTCATCATaacataaaagaaataaaggaAAAGAGAATAAGAAAAAACGCAACTCTGTCGCTCAGCAACAGACGTCAAAAGTTAAAGACGAATTGGAGAGAGGAGAGGAGGAATGGGAGAGGGAGCGGGAGGGtgctgtcaaaaaaaaaaagcaaacaatggAAGTAAAGTCAAATGAATAATATCGACATTGCCTGCAAgtgacacaaaaaaaaaaaataataaaaaaggggCGAGGCTGGAGGCGCATACGTTTACGTTGGTATGTATGCGCAATCGAAACAGgaaaataagccaaaaaggAATGCCAAAGTGTATACAGGACAATGACAATACGCCATGATTCTCctgctgctgtgtgtgtgtaagtgtgatGGATCTCACACAATGAATGGACAGTAAAAGCTGCAAGAAAATGAACGCGTCGTATCTTGTTCGCAATATGCAGAATACGCGcgcatatgtatacatatacacatacatatgcatatatatttttgtggaGTGGGCAAAACAATACATCAACATGCATGCATAAATATACGCTTGGGAATGTCCCGTTTAtggtaattttaaaacttaagctgcaattgcaactaAAAATTTCGCTTTTGACATTCAGTTTCCTTTaaacaaatgtgcaaaatacacacacacacactcacagaacATCTAGTGAGTACATCGCTTTTCGAGctgtttcttttgctttcattcaataaaattattgcgAATGACAAGCACAAAAcagaattgcaaaaaattgcaGCGTATATCTCTGGCAAAGAGCatgttaaaagaaaaatgccGTCTACACTCGCaatttttacacacacactcacgcacacagtCTCggtcaaatttaaatgacgcatgtattattattattcaccgatattgttttgattttcggTAATAACACGAAACACGAATTTATTTGCTGACTTTTTCGCATTTGTTGTAAacgttttcaatttaattaaacgcaCACAAGATGTATAAAAACAATGGGTACACACCACGCAGCCACACAGAGACATCACGTACACACTGAAACAAAAGTACGCGAGCGCAAAATCCACCACATGTAACAGCGGCAATGTCCAAATTCAACACACTACAAAATAGAAGAACCAAAAACTCAACACGACGAACGTTTGTTGCAtaaagtacgagtacgagtccataaatgaaaacaatttaccTCAAAATATGCAATGTTCACACAGCAGCCGGATTATATTTATCAGCTTCAAAGAATGTTTGATGTTTTACGATAAACACATTAGACACTAGTACCTTAGGAGTCCATCAGAATCAAGTGTAGTTACACGCGAAAATTCACATGCACACCTAAACggacactcacactcacacacactaacacacgcTCAGACAACACAGAAGCCGCAAGAGGGCAACAGAGGTGTAGAGAGAGCGCGAGGGGTAATATTGAATCTTGTACCAAAAAATGTATGCACTCACGTTGCAATTCCTTGTTTTTGCTGTCGGCTGCGCCTTTTCACATTTGTTTAAAGTATATACAATTTGCGTTTGCGCATATTTACTGTTTCCAACACTTTATTTACCATATATTTAcggtttactttttattttacaatttttcgcGGAACGGACGCTGTTCCAACCGAGACGACGACGATTTTGTGCTGTGCTGACGCCATATTGTTTGACAAGACGTTGCCACGTGGCAGAAAAAagttttcgtttatttttacGTCTGGCAATCTTCACAAAAATCTggatcatttttaattttagccccttttttaaaataggaTCTTTCTAAgcatttttctaaattttaaagctagaattttaaaaatttaggcagagttttatttataatctctgaaatcgattttatttatgttatataaatcttttggatgtgcaaatgtaaataaatgtgtgACCATTAGAAACAGTTATTGTCCGACCACCAAAGTTCGGATTAAAGTATGGTTGGTATGAAAtaggttttaaaaaaattggaatagAGTAACGCCCGCCAAGCCGTTTTCTTGGATTCAAGGTTGTCACACCGTTTCGATTTAAAGGTAAATGATTCGACCGACCACCACCACTTAGTCTGAGCGGCTCGGCAActctattattaatttgtttattaaatattcttgcCAATGGAACCGAAgacacacaaatattttagcaTTCCGGCCAAGTACAGCGGCAGCTCAGTGGAAGATTTGGAACTGAATATACAGAAGTACGGCGACAATGTTGTGCGGATGCAACTGCTAAATCGTGTGcataaaaaacaatgcaaGGGGCAGCTGAAACGATTTTTATTGCTAGCCGGCTTGGCGTTTATTTACTATGGCTTTGTTCTGACAGTGGGCGAGGGATCTGCCAAAATTCAGCAGACTCACATATTGTATCCTGGCCTATTATGGCTAGCCTTGGCCTTTAAGATACTGCGCACCACCCTCGATTTGGTGCACTCCGAGAAGATCTTTTACAGCTGGGATATGGCACTGCAAACTGAAACAGTTCGCACTTTTGGCCGTAAGTCTGTGTTCTGCGTGCAACGCGGCCATCTCCATGACATTGTCCTCAATGAAGTCATCGAAAATGTaggcttatatatatatttttatttgcaatctattaaattatttattgttccAGTTGGATGTAAGGTATATGCTTATACTACGCACTAAGGGAAGCATGTTCAAAGAGCGTCCTATAATCCCGCTGTTCAATGTAAGTTCTCCTTCTAATTGCATCTGCTTCTGCACAATTTTACCATGATGATGTTGATTAATTTCAGAGTCTTTCGCCTTCTTTTGACTGCTTGAagcatattcatttaattttacataacTATTGgttaaataataacttaaacAAATCGAAGCACGCCTAGAGCCAGGACTTGTTCATCTCATAGAGTTCCGCCatctattttattgaattttaaatggaataaCTAAGCCAAAGActtaataaatgtttgttttacctGTAGCATTGATGTGTATTCATCTTGTGTAGTGTATTGCGGAGGTAAATTGAGTACGTGCAGCTCATCGAATACTACATTAAAATCACCGCTTAtctgcaaataataaaatcatttgatggcttacaaataaaatttaaatttgtttattattaccAAATTCTCGAGATCGGTTCTGTATGCATGTTTAGCCATTTTGCGATAAAACTCCAAATATAAGGACTTGCTGGTATTCAAATCTTCCTGCGCCTTTCGCAGTTCGAGCACTTGCTGTAGCGTCATAtctgcataaaaattttgtttaaacagttttcaaatttatttattttataatcacttttattattactcGTCATGGCGTTTTGATGTTTGGCGTCTTCTCTTTCGAATGATTATCAGTGCTGCACAGTGCCTTAGTTGCTGAATTTAACAACACTGCGTCATCAGCTGACGTTAATTGGCAATGGAAacaagtttgcatttttttaatttgctaagtaaaataaaacttcAAAATTCTACTGTTGTAATGTGATATCCGcacaattaaattgattaaatagtTTGCAAAGTGATTTATTTAGTACTTATAATTTTGAACCTGTTTGCATGTCGTTGCGTTATTTTTTGAACGCTTTCCAGTGTTGCATAACTGTGTAATTGTGGCAGCTGGCACAAAACAACCCAGTCGTCAGCTGACGTCATTTggcaatgaaaataaacaagattGCGTTTTGTTTATGTGTGCCAAGTTCAAGAGAGGATTTTGAATGATCCTATAGAAGTCTAACTCCCGGACTAACGGAGTCCTCAACCCACCCATTCACTACCAGCTCAAGCAATGCAAAGGAGCTGTTGCCGGCgctgtataaaatttttgattgaaattgaaacaataacaaaccaACAAACCCGTAAGTCGtcataaactaaaaatacttatacGGGCGTGGTGTTCAGCCACATGGTCATCGCATTTACCTAATATGTTTGATTTATGCAATTTCAGTTCCTTGTCTAATTTAACGGAATATTTACACCGTGAATCGCCATGAACCGTTCGGATTCCATACCCATAAAACGTGATCGCTCCTTTGACAGCGTTCTCAATCGTTTGCTCCGCATGCGTTCTCAAAATCATGAGAGTTTCCGTGCGGCAATGTACAACTTTCTGATCGCAGCAGGCGTCGCTGCTTTTGTCGCCGTCTGCTTCATCCTGGGACCTTTTGTGCGCCCACTGCTTTGGGCCTTTCTCATGGGCGCTGTCTTGTTTCCATTTAAAAGGAAGCTCGCGGAGTTGCTCAACAATTGGTTTCAGCGTCTGGAGGAACGTGATTCAAATGTGCTTGTCTCGATTTGTCTGGCACCACTGGAGGCTACCGAGCATTGTGGTCGTTTATTGATCAACTGGTTGTGTCAGCATTGGCAGCTTTTGCTCTCCGGCTGCGGTGTCGCCGTCTGCATTAAACTTCTGGTCTTGTATGCTCCTAAGGACTTCTTGCTTGCCCTCTGGCACTGGCTGACCTTCTCTCACGGACTTTTTGTGCGCATCATTGGCTATCTGAATGTATATTTGGTAAGTGCATTAATTaatgatataataataagaCTTTAAGAAGTGATTCTGTCTCCATAGCTGCTTGGTCTGATCGTCATCTATTTGACATCTGTTCACTTCTTCTGGACGCCCGAGAAGAGCGCGCATTTCGTCGTTGCCGGCCAGTCCATGTGGATCGCCGTTGCCGGCTATCTGTGCAGCTTTCTAGGCGC
The genomic region above belongs to Drosophila innubila isolate TH190305 chromosome 3R unlocalized genomic scaffold, UK_Dinn_1.0 2_E_3R, whole genome shotgun sequence and contains:
- the LOC117790286 gene encoding uncharacterized protein LOC117790286; amino-acid sequence: MEPKTHKYFSIPAKYSGSSVEDLELNIQKYGDNVVRMQLLNRVHKKQCKGQLKRFLLLAGLAFIYYGFVLTVGEGSAKIQQTHILYPGLLWLALAFKILRTTLDLVHSEKIFYSWDMALQTETVRTFGRKSVFCVQRGHLHDIVLNEVIENLDVRYMLILRTKGSMFKERPIIPLFNSLSPSFDCLKHIHLILHNYWLNNNLNKSKHA
- the LOC117790287 gene encoding uncharacterized protein LOC117790287 isoform X1 — its product is MTSNNKNMTLQQVLELRKAQEDLNTSKSLYLEFYRKMAKHAYRTDLENLISGDFNVVFDELHVLNLPPQYTTQDEYTSMLQMAELYEMNKSWL
- the LOC117790287 gene encoding uncharacterized protein LOC117790287 isoform X2 is translated as MTNMTLQQVLELRKAQEDLNTSKSLYLEFYRKMAKHAYRTDLENLISGDFNVVFDELHVLNLPPQYTTQDEYTSMLQMAELYEMNKSWL